Proteins co-encoded in one Gossypium arboreum isolate Shixiya-1 chromosome 11, ASM2569848v2, whole genome shotgun sequence genomic window:
- the LOC108479833 gene encoding nucleolar protein 56-like has translation MALYLLFESSSGYALFHAQGLDEIGQNTEAVRNSVADLNRFGKVVQLTAFQPFESAIDGLNQCNSVSEGLMTDELRSFLELNLPKVKEGKKSKFSLGVAEPKLGSHISETTKIACQSGEFVLELLRGVRLHFDKFIKDLKSGDLEKAQLGLAHSYSRAKVKFNVNRVDNMVIQAIFLLDTLDKDINSFSMRVREWYSWHFPELVKIVNDNYLYARVAKLIEDKSKLSEEHVPALTEILGDEDKAKEVVEAGKASMGQDLTPVDLINVQLFAQRVMDLAEYRKNLYDYLVTKMNDIAPNLASLIGEVVGARLISHAGSLTNLAKCPSSTLQILGAEKALFRALKTRGNTPKYGLIFHSSFIGRASSKNKGRMARYLANKCSIASRIDCFSERGSTVFGEKLREQVEERLEFYDKGVAPRKNIDVMKSAIESTQNKDTEMEEVEPEEASAKKSKKKKSKTEDAPAAATNGDASEDGKSEKKKKKEKRKKEQEADEEDGKTNGVNEQDGTAKKKKKKSKDEAATNETTKKKKKKKSQE, from the exons ATGGCTCTTTACTTGTTGTTCGAGTCATCTTCTGGGTACGCGTTGTTCCACGCTCAGGGGCTCGATGAAATCGGTCAGAATACTGAGGCCGTCAGGAACTCGGTGGCGGATCTAAATCGGTTCGGTAAAGTGGTCCAACTCACTGCTTTTCAGCCTTTTGAGTCCGCTATTGATGGTCTCAATCAATGCAATTCTGTTTCTGAAG GGCTTATGACCGATGAGTTGAGGAGTTTTTTGGAGCTGAATCTCCCAAAAGTGAAGGAAGGCAAGAAGTCAAAGTTCAGCCTGGGTGTTGCAGAGCCTAAGCTTGGTTCCCACATCTCCGAGACAACAAAAATTGCATGTCAGAGTGGGGAGTTTGTGCTCGAGCTTCTTCGTGGTGTGCGGTTGCATTTTGATAAGTTTATCAAGGACCTAAAG TCTGGGGACTTAGAGAAAGCTCAGCTCGGTCTGGCGCACAGTTACAGTAGAGCAAAGGTTAAGTTCAATGTCAACCGAGTTGACAATATGGTTATTCAAGCAATTTTCCTACTTGACACTCTTGACAAGGATATCAATTCCTTTTCCATGAGAGTGAG GGAGTGGTACTCTTGGCATTTCCCCGAGTTGGTAAAGATTGTCAACGATAACTATCTCTATGCTAGGGTTGCTAAGCTTATTGAGGATAAGTCAAAGTTGTCTGAAGAACATGTACCCGCGTTAACTGAGATACTCGGGGATGAGGACAAAGCAAAAGAAGTCGTAGAAGCTGGCAAAGCATCAATGG GACAGGATTTGACCCCTGTTGATTTGATTAATGTTCAGCTATTTGCTCAGAGGGTAATGGATCTTGCTGAGTACAGAAAGAATCTTTATGATTATTTAGTGACTAAGATGAATGACATTGCACCAAATTTGGCATCATTGATCGGGGAAGTTGTTGGGGCCCGGTTGATCTCTCATGCTGGTAGTCTCACGAATTTGGCCAAGTGCCCCTCTTCCACTCTTCAGATTCTTGGAGCAGAGAAGGCTCTTTTCAG GGCACTGAAAACTCGCGGAAATACACCCAAGTATGGTCTAATTTTCCATTCCTCTTTCATTGGTCGAGCATCTTCAAAGAACAAGGGCCGAATGGCACGCTATCTTGCAAACAAGTGTTCCATTGCATCTCGTATAGATTGTTTTTCAG AGAGGGGTTCCACTGTTTTTGGGGAGAAACTGCGGGAACAAGTGGAGGAACGACTTGAATTCTATGACAAAGGTGTTGCACCTCGTAAAAACATCGATGTAATGAAATCTGCAATTGAAAGTACTCAGAACAAAG ATACTGAAATGGAAGAAGTAGAACCTGAAGAAGCTTCCGCAAAGAAAAGCAAGAAAAAGAAGTCAAAAACCGAAGATGCTCCAGCTGCTGCTACAAATGGAGATGCATCGGAGGATGGTAAATcggagaagaaaaagaagaaagagaaaCGAAAGAAGGAGCAAGAGGCGGATGAAGAAGATGGGAAAACAAATGGCGTAAACGAGCAGGATGGGACagccaagaaaaagaaaaagaagagtaaAGATGAAGCAGCTACAAATGAAActacaaagaagaagaagaagaagaagagccaAGAGTGA